The Legionella jordanis genomic sequence AGCCATATCAATTACTACAAATCCGTTTTAAAATGGCGATAATATAATACCTGGTTTAGCAGTCAAGTTGGAGGACTCGTTATTGGGTGTTCCATTAATAAAAACAGATAAATGGATTCCTGGATGAAGCAAGGATAGAAATAAAGTATGAAACGCTGGGATCTGATTTCAATGCTGGATATAGGCCGGAAACTGTTTGCCAAGATCCATAAACAAAAACATCACGCCCACCATAACCATGATATTCATTTTTTAGCACGAGAATTAGATGATTGGCTAGTTGAAGGAGTTCATGCCCTAATCGATGGCAGTTATACACCACGATTTCTTAAGCGTTGTTATTTTCCAGAGGAAATGATTGACCAACTCCATCTTTCCGACCGTATCCTGCAACATGTTTTGCTGCACCAATTAAAACCCACATTTCCTTTTGTCATGAACCCTAATTGTTATCACCTTCATGGTCCAAGCGGGGTAAAGTATGCAACGGAGCAAGTGAAAAAAGTTCTTGAAGAGATGAGGCCAAAGTACCTTATTCGCGCGGATATTAAATCGTATTATAAATCTATTTCACATCATCAATTAGTCAAGGATATTCAGGCACATTACCATGATCCTAAACTGAATTTGATGTTGGAACGCATTATAGTCAATCCAATTGAAACACCAAGAGGTTATAAGAATCCAGATACAGGCATTGCGTTACGCGGCCCTTTATCCCAATTTTTTAGTGGCCTTTATTTAAAACCACTCGATGACGCATTCAATGAAATGGATGTGGCTTACTTTCGGTATCAGGATGACATTCTTATCCTGTGCCAAACCAAGCGCAGTCTCAATCGCTGTAAACAGCGTCTAATGCAAGTATTACAGGAAAGGCGCCTACGCTTGTCCGGTAAAAAAACGCGTATTGGGTCAATTGATAAAGGCTTCCATTTTTTAGGCATCCAATATCCAAAGACGCAACCTTTGGATAACACCACAATGACACAGGCTGTTGTAAACGTTCCTAACACGGAGCAAGTTGAACAAAATCAATCCAAATCGGGGGGGGTAGAGACAATTTGGCAACCCGAAAAGCAGCCTCTTTTGCAAACACACATTGTTCCTCATGCAAGAACATTGCGCAAAGCGCGCGAGCAAGTTAACTGGATGGTCAAAGATGGGGTTTCTCCCCGGCGCATCATCAGTTACTTGCATCGATGGTGTCTGTGGTGGGTGAGAACAGCAGCACACTGGTTATACCAGGACTTGCTTTTATGGTTTTTGGACTCATGCTGGGATAAGCATGTGGCGGCTTACGCCGCCGAACTGCTTAATCGACATGATGTCAATTCGGTCAAATCTGAGACACTTGGTGATGATTATCTAGCGTCATCTGGTCTTCAAGTTGCGATTTGAGATCGATAAAATCGTTTGTTCTTACTTTACATAATGCCGTCATGGCATCCAAATCGTCTAGCACACCACGCCCCCAGCGGCCGCCGGCAGGCACCCCCCACCGCCCCTTATATATAGCAAAATCAACCGACAACTTAGAATCAACACTAAACCAATTTTCATCCTTTTTAGTTATCCAATTATAAAACTGCTTTGATGATTTAGGCTGCGAGGTAAATTTCGGCACAGGATAAAAAGGTTCATTAGAGCAGTACTCATAGACAACATGCATAGGAAAAAGATTTTCGGCACTACCTACACCTTCTCGCCACTGATTATCTATGTCTTCCCAATTTTTAGCTCCTGGCGCGTTGATTGAATCTACTTGCGTTTGCAGTTCTTTAATGATGGTATTTTCGAAATCAAAATGCTGTTCAGTGATTGTTTTTCCATTAAGCCTATAAGTGACTCCCTCCGTGTTCACTTTGTTGTATTGAGCATACAATCGTGCAAATACCTTTTTGCCTTCT encodes the following:
- a CDS encoding reverse transcriptase domain-containing protein; its protein translation is MKRWDLISMLDIGRKLFAKIHKQKHHAHHNHDIHFLARELDDWLVEGVHALIDGSYTPRFLKRCYFPEEMIDQLHLSDRILQHVLLHQLKPTFPFVMNPNCYHLHGPSGVKYATEQVKKVLEEMRPKYLIRADIKSYYKSISHHQLVKDIQAHYHDPKLNLMLERIIVNPIETPRGYKNPDTGIALRGPLSQFFSGLYLKPLDDAFNEMDVAYFRYQDDILILCQTKRSLNRCKQRLMQVLQERRLRLSGKKTRIGSIDKGFHFLGIQYPKTQPLDNTTMTQAVVNVPNTEQVEQNQSKSGGVETIWQPEKQPLLQTHIVPHARTLRKAREQVNWMVKDGVSPRRIISYLHRWCLWWVRTAAHWLYQDLLLWFLDSCWDKHVAAYAAELLNRHDVNSVKSETLGDDYLASSGLQVAI